Proteins encoded within one genomic window of Oryza glaberrima chromosome 12, OglaRS2, whole genome shotgun sequence:
- the LOC127757927 gene encoding uncharacterized protein LOC127757927, protein MESGESKPKPPKPSSTSPLRAMSSAAGDHLILGPPVAGLPVGNASLSAEAGSTSTAGHVAGAEVVEHLRSGAFGNPCLNFFALVDRDTPPQHLRDLLAAAWEHDALTALKLVFNLRGVRDNGKGDREGFYTAALWMHQYHPRTLAGNLSAFAEFGYIEDFPELLYRIIHGADARKVAKAKSKAWGGDLARLSGRKRARDDDDDPTPAASTDAVQVQP, encoded by the coding sequence ATGGAGAGTGGAGAGAGCAAGCCGAAACCCCCAaaaccctcctccacctcgccgctgcGCGCtatgtcctccgccgccggggacCACCTAATCCTTGGCCCTCCCGTCGCGGGCCTCCCCGTCGGGAATGCGTCGTTGTCAGCCGAAGcgggctccacctccaccgcggGACATGTCGCAGGCGCGGAGGTCGTCGAGCACTTGCGAAGTGGCGCCTTTGGCAACCCCTGCCTTAATTTCTTCGCCCTCGTCGACAGGGACACGCCGCCCCAGCACCTCcgcgacctcctcgccgccgcctgggaGCACGATGCCCTCACCGCGCTCAAGCTCGTCTTCAACCTCCGCGGCGTGCGCGACAACGGCAAGGGCGACAGGGAAGGCTTCTACACCGCCGCGCTCTGGATGCACCAATACCACCCACGCACGCTCGCCGGCAACCTCTCCGCGTTCGCCGAGTTCGGCTACATCGAGGACTTCCCCGAGCTTCTCTACCGCATCATCCACGGCGCTGATGCACGCAAGGTCGCTAAGGCCAAGTCCAAGGCCTGGGGGGGCGACCTCGCCAGACTGAGCGGCCGGAAGCGcgcccgcgacgacgacgacgaccctaCGCCTGCGGCGTCTACCGATGCGGTCCAGGTCCAGCCCTAG
- the LOC127757349 gene encoding uncharacterized protein LOC127757349, whose product MKIYHEDDNYRLLFNSITSFFVDNLRSDLEHHKSGKLSKIGLTAKWCPSPDSSFDQSTLLCEAIARGLFPRESDASYANMKEEHYIFLVRRRLRREVLVPLRKDLELPEIYMSKNQWSDLPYERVASEAMRIYEHLFKKHDEGRFTAFLKDHKDSREAAKHKAKKAAPQPPLLQDIITSLGLASHASNIKRREDAAQQWRTLVDHLRGKGSLCNCMAVCDVNKGGLVKSEGQKLLKICVGLGFLISELSSPPWTNSVHAFASNYFPLVLSVGSYREKLNFIRQMPCEERFNLKKVFEGIITRAVTSGVTPDNMVKTIFIFTDKFFEKASVRPVELIEHEDFNPLSPRPWHEEYRRVCEEFKRVGFQDVVPQIVLWNLKGPRSAGLTATKDGVMTLSGYSDELMRLFLENNGVVEPEDEMLDAIAGDEYQKLQVID is encoded by the coding sequence ATGAAAATATACCATGAAGATGACAACTATCGTCTCCTCTTCAACTCCATCACCAGTTTCTTTGTGGACAACCTCCGCTCCGATCTCGAGCACCACAAGTCCGGCAAGCTGTCCAAGATCGGGCTCACCGCCAAATGGTGTCCCTCACCAGACTCGTCCTTCGACCAATCCACATTGTTATGTGAGGCCATCGCTCGCGGTCTCTTTCCACGCGAATCAGACGCTAGCTACGCCAACATGAAAGAGGAGCATTACATCTTCCTtgtgcgccgccgtctccgccgcgagGTTCTCGTGCCGCTGCGTAAGGACCTGGAGCTGCCCGAGAtttatatgtccaaaaaccaatGGTCTGATCTGCCTTACGAGCGCGTGGCCTCAGAGGCCATGAGGATTTACGAGCACTTGTTCAAGAAGCACGATGAAGGGCGCTTCACGGCGTTTCTCAAAGACCACAAAGATAGCCGCGAGGCCGCCAAGCACAAGGCAAAGAAGGCGGCGCCCCAGCCACCCCTTCTGCAAGACATCATTACCTCGCTTGGCCTGGCATCGCATGCCAGCAACATCAAACGAAGGGAGGATGCTGCTCAGCAGTGGCGCACTTTGGTCGATCATCTCCGTGGGAAGGGATCTCTGTGCAATTGTATGGCGGTCTGCGACGTCAACAAGGGGGGGCTGGTCAAAAGTGAAGGCCAGAAGTTGTTGAAGATCTGTGTGGGGCTTGGATTCTTAATCTCTGAACTCAGTTCGCCTCCATGGACGAACTCGGTGCATGCCTTCGCTTCAAACTATTTCCCTCTTGTGCTTTCTGTTGGCAGCTATCGGGAAAAGTTGAATTTTATTCGCCAGATGCCTTGCGAAGAGAGGTTTAACCTAAAGAAGGTGTTTGAGGGGATAATTACAAGGGCAGTAACGAGTGGTGTTACCCCGGACAATATGGTGAAGACCATATTCATATTCACAGACAAGTTTTTTGAGAAGGCATCAGTGCGTCCGGTTGAGCTGATTGAACATGAAGATTTTAATCCATTGTCGCCGCGTCCGTGGCATGAAGAATATCGGAGGGTGTGCGAAGAATTCAAGAGGGTAGGCTTTCAGGACGTGGTACCTCAGATCGTACTGTGGAACCTTAAGGGGCCACGCTCTGCAGGCTTAACCGCAACTAAGGATGGAGTCATGACACTTAGTGGATACTCGGATGAGTTGATGAGATTGTTTCTTGAGAACAATGGGGTGGTGGAGCCGGAAGATGAGATGCTTGATGCAATTGCTGGGGACGAGTACCAGAAACTTCAAGTGATTGATTAG